One Halomonas sp. M4R1S46 genomic window carries:
- a CDS encoding exoribonuclease II, producing the protein MLQNNSVLAQLKQQIRDNTPRVEGVIKATDRGFGFLETDDGESYFVPPPAMKQVLHGDRVGAVLHEEGEKTSVEPDTLVETGMERFIARVQKRDGRLAVIPDHPSVNNVLKARIKRSLDEASIGEGDWVVARLVRHPLKPDDRAFFTQIDELVAKTDDPAVPWRVTLARHALEQECPDAGDDWPLRDEGLEREDLTAEPFFTIDGEKTRDMDDALRIEPRAEGGWRLTVAIADPTAYVEEGHAADLEARTRAFTVYLPGQNVTMLPEQLADDLCSLWEDRDRPVLACRLDIEADGGLGDYRFFAATARSHAKLVYDRVSDWLEGQGDWAPSDAVGEQLKALAALTEARADWRARHALVFKDRPDYVFDLDEAGNVLDIRTEERRIANRMIEESMIAANACCAHLLAEHVGHGIFNVHRAFEPEKAEAAHEFLTAQDIAVAPEALTELPRYRELKRELEGRDDAWLDARLRRFQGFTSMSARPGPHFGLGLEAYATWTSPIRKYGDMVNHRLIKRVLKGEQAPAEASQALTEQLTERRRLNRMAERDVKDWLYVRYLSPSAEAGEAFDAEIIAINRGGMRVRLTANGATAFIPAPLMHSDRDKVVIDDKEGRIQIEGEERFKLGDHLRVALTEAREATRSLVGRPVD; encoded by the coding sequence ATGCTGCAGAACAACTCGGTGCTTGCTCAGCTCAAGCAACAGATCCGCGACAACACGCCCCGCGTCGAGGGAGTCATCAAGGCCACCGACCGCGGCTTCGGTTTCCTCGAGACCGACGACGGCGAGTCCTACTTCGTGCCGCCCCCCGCCATGAAGCAGGTCCTCCACGGCGACCGCGTCGGGGCCGTCCTCCACGAGGAAGGCGAGAAGACGTCGGTGGAGCCCGACACCCTGGTCGAGACCGGCATGGAACGCTTCATCGCCCGCGTGCAGAAGCGCGACGGGCGCCTGGCGGTGATCCCCGACCACCCCTCGGTGAACAACGTCCTCAAGGCGCGCATCAAGCGCAGCCTCGACGAGGCGAGCATCGGCGAGGGCGACTGGGTGGTGGCCCGACTGGTGCGCCATCCCCTCAAGCCCGACGACCGCGCCTTCTTCACCCAGATCGACGAGCTGGTGGCCAAGACCGACGACCCGGCCGTGCCGTGGCGCGTGACCCTGGCCCGCCATGCCCTGGAGCAGGAATGCCCCGATGCCGGCGATGACTGGCCGCTGCGCGACGAGGGTCTCGAGCGCGAGGACCTGACCGCCGAGCCCTTCTTCACCATCGACGGCGAGAAGACCCGGGACATGGACGATGCCCTGCGCATCGAGCCGCGCGCCGAGGGCGGCTGGCGCCTGACCGTGGCCATCGCCGACCCCACCGCCTATGTGGAGGAAGGCCACGCCGCCGACCTGGAGGCCCGCACCCGCGCCTTCACCGTCTACCTGCCGGGCCAGAACGTGACCATGCTGCCCGAGCAGCTGGCCGACGACCTCTGCTCGCTGTGGGAGGACCGGGACCGCCCGGTGCTGGCCTGCCGCCTGGACATCGAGGCCGATGGCGGCCTCGGCGACTACCGCTTCTTCGCCGCCACCGCCCGCTCGCATGCCAAGCTGGTCTATGACCGCGTCTCCGACTGGCTCGAGGGCCAGGGCGACTGGGCGCCGAGCGACGCCGTCGGCGAGCAGCTCAAGGCCCTGGCCGCGCTCACCGAGGCCAGGGCCGACTGGCGGGCCCGGCACGCCCTGGTGTTCAAGGACCGTCCCGACTATGTCTTCGACCTGGACGAGGCGGGCAACGTGCTGGACATCCGTACCGAGGAGCGGCGCATCGCCAACCGCATGATCGAGGAGTCGATGATCGCGGCCAACGCCTGCTGCGCGCACCTGCTGGCCGAGCACGTGGGCCACGGCATCTTCAACGTCCACCGCGCCTTCGAGCCGGAGAAGGCCGAGGCCGCCCACGAGTTCCTCACCGCCCAGGACATCGCGGTGGCCCCCGAGGCGCTCACCGAGCTGCCCCGCTACCGGGAGCTCAAGCGCGAGCTCGAGGGGCGCGATGACGCCTGGCTGGACGCGCGCCTGCGCCGCTTCCAGGGCTTCACCAGCATGTCCGCGCGCCCCGGCCCCCACTTCGGCCTGGGCCTCGAGGCCTACGCCACCTGGACCTCGCCGATCCGCAAGTACGGCGACATGGTCAACCACCGGCTGATCAAGCGGGTACTCAAGGGCGAACAGGCCCCGGCCGAGGCCAGCCAGGCGCTCACCGAGCAGCTCACCGAACGCCGGCGGCTCAACCGCATGGCCGAGCGCGACGTCAAGGACTGGCTCTATGTGCGCTACCTGAGCCCGTCCGCCGAGGCCGGCGAGGCCTTCGATGCCGAGATCATCGCCATCAATCGCGGCGGCATGCGGGTCCGCCTGACCGCCAACGGCGCCACCGCCTTCATCCCGGCGCCGCTGATGCACAGCGACCGCGACAAGGTGGTGATCGACGACAAGGAAGGCCGCATCCAGATCGAGGGCGAGGAGCGCTTCAAGCTCGGCGATCACCTGCGGGTCGCGCTGACCGAGGCCCGCGAGGCGACCCGCTCGCTGGTCGGCCGCCCGGTCGACTGA
- a CDS encoding glycosyltransferase, with amino-acid sequence MHIADVTMFHAPSSGGVRTYLQAKQQSLASRPGLRTSLLVPGAERDSLGDMLALPALRLPLGQGYRFPLRRAPWREALVGLAPDLIEAGDPYVTAWAALDAGQALGVPVVGFYHSDLPRLMGDRFGAGVRRRLQRYVADLYGRFDSVLAPCRTLAERLAGWGVERVRVQPLGVDLTTFHPDRADPAWRASLGLAENTRLLVFAGRNSREKHVDVLLRVMQRLGRPYHLLLMGPGMPARVPDNVSVVSRYCDRREVARALASADAMLHAGTRETFGLVVLEAMACGLPVVAARAGALIENVPLGAGRLCEPLAAEDMARAVEELFLNDVAASGRHARRHVERRFRWDTVIDGLLDHYGELTPAVATAGQARHG; translated from the coding sequence TTGCATATCGCCGACGTCACCATGTTCCACGCCCCCTCGAGCGGCGGCGTGCGCACCTACCTCCAGGCCAAGCAGCAAAGCCTCGCCAGCCGGCCCGGCCTGCGCACCAGCCTGCTGGTTCCCGGCGCCGAGCGCGACAGCCTGGGCGACATGCTTGCCTTGCCCGCCCTGCGGCTGCCGCTGGGCCAGGGCTACCGTTTCCCGCTGCGTCGCGCCCCCTGGCGCGAGGCCCTGGTCGGGCTCGCCCCCGACCTGATCGAGGCCGGCGACCCCTACGTCACCGCCTGGGCGGCCCTGGACGCCGGCCAGGCCCTGGGCGTGCCGGTGGTGGGCTTCTACCATTCCGACCTGCCGCGGCTGATGGGCGACCGCTTCGGCGCCGGCGTGCGCCGCCGCCTGCAGCGCTACGTGGCCGATCTCTACGGCCGCTTCGACAGCGTGCTGGCCCCCTGCCGAACCCTGGCCGAACGGCTCGCCGGCTGGGGCGTCGAGCGGGTGCGGGTGCAGCCGCTGGGCGTCGACCTCACGACCTTCCACCCCGACCGTGCCGACCCGGCGTGGCGGGCCTCGCTGGGGCTCGCCGAGAACACCCGGTTGCTGGTCTTCGCCGGACGCAACTCCCGGGAGAAGCACGTGGACGTGCTGCTACGGGTGATGCAGCGCCTGGGCCGGCCCTACCACCTGCTGCTGATGGGTCCGGGCATGCCCGCCCGGGTGCCCGACAACGTCAGCGTGGTATCGCGCTACTGCGACCGGCGGGAAGTGGCCCGGGCGTTGGCCAGCGCCGACGCCATGCTGCATGCCGGGACCCGCGAAACCTTCGGCCTGGTGGTACTGGAGGCCATGGCCTGTGGCCTGCCGGTGGTGGCGGCCCGGGCCGGGGCGCTGATCGAGAACGTGCCGTTGGGCGCCGGGCGGCTCTGCGAGCCCCTCGCGGCGGAGGACATGGCGCGCGCCGTGGAGGAGCTGTTCCTCAACGACGTGGCGGCCAGCGGGCGCCACGCCCGGCGCCACGTCGAGCGGCGCTTCCGCTGGGACACGGTCATCGATGGCCTGCTGGACCACTATGGTGAGCTGACCCCGGCAGTGGCGACCGCCGGCCAGGCGCGGCATGGCTGA
- a CDS encoding lysylphosphatidylglycerol synthase transmembrane domain-containing protein — MAEGFPRPTRLGARAGWLALALVLALVVPVLIGGPESLTALRVFPAPLLALMLGMVALGWNLNALRLRLLLAGRAGRLGQRRALGMVMASEFALCATPGGSGGPATLLVLLARRGLPPARGSAVFMADQCCDLLFFLLALVGLAAGSLWQAASWPHPGLLGAAIAGLAVLLAGLALLIHRLSGLLRRAPLRRAPCHRGPWLTRRLLRFRHALLATLRLPRHTLALVMLCCAGHWLLRYSLLYLALAGLGAEVGWAWTFLVQMLAMAAGQLSLLPGGAGAAELGTGMLLMPWVGPATAGAAVVVWRFVTYHVYLLAGAPVFLAMVGTALRRRDRASTRRPA; from the coding sequence ATGGCTGAGGGGTTCCCGCGGCCGACGCGCCTCGGGGCGCGCGCGGGATGGCTGGCACTGGCCCTGGTCCTGGCGCTGGTGGTGCCCGTGCTGATCGGCGGCCCCGAGAGCCTGACGGCGCTGCGCGTCTTCCCCGCCCCACTGCTGGCCCTGATGCTGGGCATGGTCGCGCTGGGCTGGAACCTCAATGCCCTGCGCCTGCGCCTGCTGCTCGCCGGGCGGGCCGGGCGCCTGGGCCAGCGCCGGGCGCTGGGCATGGTGATGGCCAGCGAGTTCGCGCTCTGCGCCACGCCCGGCGGCAGTGGCGGCCCGGCGACGCTGCTGGTGCTGCTGGCCCGGCGCGGGCTGCCCCCCGCCCGGGGCTCGGCGGTGTTCATGGCCGACCAGTGCTGCGACCTGCTGTTCTTCCTGCTGGCCCTGGTCGGGCTGGCCGCGGGATCGCTGTGGCAGGCCGCGAGCTGGCCCCATCCGGGGCTGCTGGGGGCGGCCATCGCCGGCCTGGCCGTGCTGCTGGCGGGCCTGGCACTGCTGATCCACCGCCTGTCGGGGTTGTTGCGTCGGGCGCCGCTGCGTCGCGCGCCGTGTCACCGGGGACCCTGGCTGACGCGACGCCTGCTGCGCTTCCGTCACGCCCTGCTGGCCACCCTGCGCCTGCCGCGCCATACCCTGGCGCTGGTCATGCTGTGCTGTGCCGGCCACTGGCTGTTGCGCTACAGCCTGCTCTACCTGGCCCTGGCCGGCCTCGGGGCCGAGGTCGGCTGGGCCTGGACCTTCCTGGTGCAGATGCTGGCCATGGCCGCCGGCCAGTTGAGCCTGCTGCCGGGGGGCGCGGGAGCGGCGGAACTCGGCACCGGCATGCTGCTGATGCCATGGGTGGGCCCGGCCACGGCGGGGGCCGCCGTGGTGGTGTGGCGCTTCGTCACCTATCACGTCTACCTGCTGGCCGGGGCGCCGGTCTTCCTGGCCATGGTCGGTACGGCCCTGAGGCGGCGGGATCGGGCCAGCACGCGGCGTCCCGCCTGA
- a CDS encoding HlyD family type I secretion periplasmic adaptor subunit, translating into MSHSSPVASSRVPPVGDRLHRRLGLALVLVCLFGFGGWAVSAELAVSVIAPGRVMVASSKKTVQHLEGGIVRRIEVEDGDRVEEGQPLVVLDDTRVESRLQIARSQYLINRAAEVRLMAEQAGQETLRFPPELRDPEEPRLQQLTAVQRGLFHARREALDGALASLDQQTEQLHRRIEGRESMIRVSREQLASLREDAEAYRSLFKDGLGDNRRLRELEREILQYQGEIEQHRTEMARLRSRISENDLQKQVRIQEFRQELGGRLRETRREIADAEERLTALRDQRRRTSIAAPVAGTVVGLAVHTRGAVIEPGTTILEIVPQGEAFVVEARVADSDIDNVYPGQPAEIRFSAFNRGRSRVIEGTVRRVSADSFEDESTGRRFYKVRLQVSEAEREAMPEAMRLMAGMPAEVRLHTASRTLASYLAKPVTDMLARALRAD; encoded by the coding sequence ATGAGTCATTCTTCCCCTGTCGCGTCCTCCCGGGTGCCGCCGGTCGGCGACCGGCTCCACCGTCGCCTGGGCCTGGCGCTGGTACTGGTCTGCCTGTTTGGCTTCGGCGGCTGGGCCGTGTCGGCCGAGTTGGCGGTCTCGGTCATCGCCCCGGGGCGGGTCATGGTCGCGTCCTCCAAGAAGACGGTGCAGCACCTCGAGGGGGGCATCGTCCGGCGTATCGAGGTCGAGGACGGCGACCGCGTCGAGGAAGGCCAGCCCCTGGTGGTGCTGGACGACACCCGGGTCGAGTCACGCCTGCAGATCGCCCGCTCGCAGTACCTGATCAATCGCGCCGCCGAGGTTCGCCTGATGGCCGAGCAGGCCGGGCAGGAGACGCTGCGTTTCCCCCCCGAACTGCGCGATCCCGAGGAGCCACGGCTCCAGCAGCTGACGGCCGTGCAGCGCGGCCTCTTCCATGCCCGCCGGGAGGCCCTCGACGGGGCCCTGGCCTCGCTGGACCAGCAGACCGAGCAGCTGCACCGGCGTATCGAGGGGCGCGAGTCGATGATCCGGGTCAGCCGCGAGCAGCTGGCCTCGCTGCGCGAGGATGCCGAGGCCTACCGCTCGCTGTTCAAGGATGGCCTGGGGGACAACCGTCGCCTGCGGGAGCTGGAGCGGGAGATCCTGCAGTATCAGGGCGAGATCGAACAGCACCGCACCGAGATGGCCCGCCTGCGCTCCCGGATCAGCGAGAACGACCTGCAGAAGCAGGTACGCATCCAGGAATTCCGTCAGGAGCTAGGGGGGCGCCTGCGCGAGACCCGGCGGGAGATCGCCGACGCCGAGGAGCGTTTGACGGCGCTGCGCGACCAGCGCCGCCGGACCTCCATCGCGGCCCCGGTGGCGGGGACGGTGGTGGGCCTGGCGGTGCACACCCGGGGGGCGGTGATCGAGCCGGGCACCACCATCCTGGAGATCGTCCCCCAGGGCGAGGCCTTCGTCGTCGAGGCGCGGGTCGCCGACAGCGACATCGACAATGTCTACCCGGGGCAGCCCGCGGAGATCCGCTTCAGTGCCTTCAACCGGGGGCGCTCGAGGGTGATCGAGGGGACCGTGCGGCGGGTCTCCGCCGACAGCTTCGAGGACGAGTCCACGGGGCGCCGCTTCTACAAGGTGCGTCTCCAGGTGAGCGAGGCGGAGCGCGAAGCGATGCCCGAGGCGATGCGCCTGATGGCCGGGATGCCGGCCGAGGTCCGCCTGCACACCGCCAGCCGGACGCTGGCCAGCTACCTGGCCAAGCCGGTCACCGACATGCTGGCGCGGGCCCTGCGCGCGGATTGA